One genomic segment of Impatiens glandulifera chromosome 6, dImpGla2.1, whole genome shotgun sequence includes these proteins:
- the LOC124942028 gene encoding putative disease resistance protein RGA3: MVDAALINGLLSNLVPLIKDEFSLFWSFENEFQKLSSTLSSITAVLEDAERKNVHEKDKQTKDWLRNLKDVAYEVRDIMDECTFEDLRLQVKSLNASSSTLIQVTNFITHPFSNTWSRHEIGFKIKDVQEKLDQIYLEITKLHFQTMSLSSSKVYGRDKDKKDISDENEWCRIRLSYYDLPYHLRRCFAYCAIFPKNTKIEKEKLIQMWMAHDLIPTTENQELDDSGNTIWNELCRRSFFQDQTETTCKMHDLMHDLAQYVMEGECHIIGSKSSSYVSELEIRHITVMVNKEIEKAPFRYPDKIGCDKSLQSIILYHTNFHSLNVLNEIFSDLKKYLSLRVLQVDPNVANIALRYVGYLKHLRYLDLSFSRIATLPDSICDLLNLQTLNLSWCSNLKSLPRNTKDLINLRHFYLEGCNELQYMPRGMGKLKRLKTLNLFVIGNEIDHCQLDELKELDIRGSLGIMNLERVSDTSIAKWGITFAVKRLNINRLELKWTYERDTYEMKKRHEEMGEALDVPTTSLKTLRIWNYKGVNVPKLVGKSAGSLTHLELFRLENVKHIFPINNNMNTDDSSDDNGMVVFPLLERLEIRVMRNMTELDSPNCCSITKAFPNLCEIEIFYCPKLHTLPHFESLKILTIEGYCSDELLCSISNLSGLTHLNLHTLKIIVLFNEAQGRQSTFQSLQHMKIMWSFMLSCLVDEGVVMQLPSLQTLHISGCKELVSLGGKPTRGVMNLNSLKNLHIEDCPELTISLDEFGSLNIDSLQSLYIRNCPKLLFSEEADNVIALLRSLRARLGHRNFHVDILLQEEEEGIAEKV; encoded by the exons ATGGTTGATGCAGCTCTAATCAACGGTTTGCTTTCAAACTTGGTACCTCTGATTAAGGATGAGTTCTCCTTGTTTTGGAGTTTTGAGAATGAGTTTCAAAAGCTATCGAGCACTCTATCTTCAATTACTGCCGTACTTGAGGATGCTGAGAGAAAGAATGTGCATGAGAAggacaaacaaacaaaagattGGTTGCGGAATCTCAAAGATGTAGCATACGAGGTTCGAGACATCATGGATGAGTGCACCTTTGAAGATCTTCGTCTTCAAGTCAAAAGTCTTAATGCCTCCTCTTCAACCCTGATCCAGGTAACCAACTTTATCACCCATCCTTTTAGCAACACTTGGTCGCGTCATGAAATTGGTTTCAAAATTAAGGATGTTCAAGAGAAacttgatcaaatttatttagaGATCACAAAGTTACATTTTCAAACCATGTCTCTTTCTAGTAGTAAAGTATATGGGAGAGATAAGGACAAGAAAGATATTAGTGATGAAAATGAATGGTGCAGAATAAGGTTGAGTTACTATGATCTCCCTTATCATTTGAGAAGATGCTTTGCTTATTGTGCTATATTTCCCAAGAATactaaaattgaaaaagaaaaattgatcCAAATGTGGATGGCCCATGATTTAATTCCTACAACTGAAAATCAAGAGTTAGATGATTCTGGAAATACAATTTGGAATGAGTTGTGTCGGAGATCATTTTTTCAAGACCAAACAGAGACAACATGTAAGATGCATGATCTTATGCACGATCTTGCTCAATATGTGATGGAAGGTGAATGCCATATCATAGGTTCTAAGAGTTCAAGTTATGTTTCTGAACTAGAAATTCGTCACATAACAGTAATGGTTAATAAAGAAATAGAAAAAGCACCGTTTCGTTATCCTGACAAAATAGGTTGCGATAAAAGCTTGCAATCAATAATACTTTATCACACAAACTTTCATAGTTTGAATGTCTTGAACGAGATTTTTAGTGACTTGAAGAAATACCTGTCTTTACGCGTCCTTCAAGTAGACCCCAATGTGGCTAATATTGCTCTGCGTTATGTGGGATATCTAAAACATCTTAGATACCTAGACCTTTCATTTAGTAGGATAGCAACGTTACCTGATAGTATATGTGATCTCTTGAACTTACAGACTCTGAACCTCTCTTGGTGTAGCAACTTAAAAAGTTTGCCTAGAAATACAAAAGACTTAATTAACCTGCGACATTTTTATTTGGAGGGGTGCAATGAGTTACAATACATGCCTCGAGGGATGGGGAAATTGAAACGCCTCAAAACATTAAACTTGTTTGTGATAGGAAATGAAATTGATCATTGCCAACTAGATGAATTAAAAGAATTGGATATCAGAGGATCTTTGGGAATTATGAATCTTGAAAGAGTTAGTGATACATCTATTGCAAAATGGGGGATAACTTTTGCTGTTAAAAGGTTAAATATCAATAGGTTGGAGTTAAAATGGACTTATGAGCGTGATACTTATGAGATGAAGAAAAGACATGAGGAAATGGGTGAAGCTCTTGACGTGCCGACGACGAGTCTTAAGACGTTGAGAATATGGAATTACAAAGGTGTGAATGTCCCCAAACTAGTAGGAAAGTCAGCTGGTTCTCTAACACACCTTGAGCTGTTCAGGTTGGAAAATGTGAAGCACATATTCCCCATCAACAACAACATGAACACTGATGATAGTAGTGATGACAATGGAATGGTAGTATTCCCTTTGTTAGAGAGATTGGAGATTCGTGTCATGAGGAATATGACAGAATTGGATTCTCCAAACTGTTGCAGTATCACTAAAGCATTCCCTAATCTATGCGAGATTGAGATATTTTATTGCCCAAAACTACATACATTGCCACATTTTGAATCACTCAAAATACTAACTATTGAAGGTTATTGTTCTGATGAACTGTTATGTAGCATCTCAAATCTCAGTGGTCTCACACATCTGAACCTTCATACAttgaaaataattgttttatttaatgaagCACAAGGAAGACAATCAACTTTCCAATCTCTTCAACATATGAAGATTATGTGGTCCTTCATGTTAAGTTGTTTGGTTGATGAGGGAGTGGTAATGCAACTCCCTTCTCTGCAAACCTTACACATTTCAGGTTGTAAGGAATTAGTGTCTCTTGGAGGAAAACCAACTAGAGGTGTCATGAACCTCAACTCTCTCAAAAATTTGCATATTGAGGATTGCCCCGAGTTGACGATATCACTGGATGAATTTGGAAGCCTCAATATAGATTCACTTCAGAGCTTGTATATCAGGAATTGTCCTAAGTTGTTGTTCTCTGAAGAAGCAGACAATGTTATCGCACTTTTACGTTCCCTTCGAGCAAGACTTGGTCATAGAAACTTCCATGTAGATATCCTATtgcaagaggaagaggaagggatTGCAGAAAAG GTATGA